A stretch of the Capsicum annuum cultivar UCD-10X-F1 chromosome 10, UCD10Xv1.1, whole genome shotgun sequence genome encodes the following:
- the LOC107843602 gene encoding ABC transporter F family member 4 encodes MGKNKKTDEAGVSGKAKGSSKDSSKEGKKEKLSVSAMLASMDQKPDKPNKGSSATASSKPKPKAAAKASSYTDDIDLPPSEDEEEEEHFLDEEEDLRRQRRNETGGALDTSISHKEVKKREKKGMIAVQAAEVAKKEALRDDHDAFTVVIGSRTSVLEGQDDADANVKDISIENFSVAARGKELLKNTSVKISHGKRYGLVGPNGMGKSTLLKLLAWRKIPVPKNIDVLLVEQEVVGDDRTALEAVVSANEELIKLREEAASLQNAAASVGETEDDVDGDDVVERLSELYEKLQLMGSDAAEAQASKILAGLGFTKEMQGRSTRSFSGGWRMRISLARALFVQPTLLLLDEPTNHLDLRAVLWLEEYLCRWKKTLVVVSHDRDFLNTVCSEIIHLHDMKLHFYRGNFDDFESGYEQRRKEMNKKFEVYDKQVKAAKRSGSRAQQEKVKERAKFVAAKESKKKGKDKVDEDETPTEAPKKWRDYTVEFHFPEPTELTPPLLQLIEVSFSYPNRPDFRLSNVDVGIDMGTRVAIVGPNGAGKSTLLNLLAGDLVPTEGEVRRSQKLRIGRYSQHFVDLLTMDETPVQYLLRLHPDQVGPSKQEAVRAKLGKFGLPSHNHLTPILKLSGGQKARVVFTSISMSKPHILLLDEPTNHLDMQSIDALADALDEFTGGVVLVSHDSRLISRVCDDEERSEIWIVENGTVEKFPDTFDEYKAELIREIREEVDD; translated from the coding sequence ATGGGGAAGAACAAAAAAACAGATGAAGCTGGTGTAAGTGGGAAGGCCAAGGGAAGCAGCAAAGATAGCTCCAAGGAAGGTAAAAAGGAGAAGCTTTCTGTCTCTGCCATGCTTGCCAGTATGGACCAGAAACCTGACAAGCCCAACAAAGGATCTTCAGCCACTGCTTCCAGTAAGCCCAAGCCTAAAGCAGCTGCAAAAGCATCATCTTACACTGATGATATTGATCTTCCTCCctctgaagatgaagaagaagaggagcATTTCCTTGATGAAGAGGAAGATCTGAGAAGGCAAAGAAGGAACGAAACAGGTGGTGCACTCGATACCTCCATAAGTCATAAAGAGGTGAAGAAACGCGAAAAGAAGGGCATGATTGCTGTTCAGGCTGCTGAGGTGGCCAAAAAGGAGGCTCTTAGGGATGATCATGATGCTTTTACTGTTGTTATTGGCAGCAGGACATCTGTTCTTGAAGGTCAAGATGATGCTGATGCAAATGTCAAGGATATAAGTATAGAGAATTTCTCTGTAGCTGCCCGTGGAAAAGAACTTTTGAAGAACACATCAGTTAAGATTTCTCATGGGAAGAGATATGGTTTAGTTGGTCCCAATGGAATGGGAAAGTCCACCCTGCTAAAGCTCCTTGCTTGGAGGAAAATCCCTGTACCAAAAAATATTGATGTACTTTTGGTTGAACAGGAGGTAGTTGGCGATGATAGAACTGCTCTTGAAGCTGTCGTTTCAGCTAACGAGGAACTCATCAAGCTCCGGGAAGAGGCTGCATCTTTACAGAATGCTGCTGCATCTGTTGGTGAAACAGAGGACGACGTTGATGGGGATGATGTTGTTGAAAGACTTTCTGAACTGTATGAAAAGTTGCAGCTGATGGGATCAGATGCTGCTGAGGCCCAAGCATCGAAAATTCTTGCTGGACTAGGTTTTACCAAGGAAATGCAGGGTCGTTCCACCCGGTCTTTTAGTGGTGGTTGGAGGATGAGAATTTCTCTAGCACGGGCTCTTTTTGTTCAGCCTACTCTTTTGCTATTGGATGAACCTACTAATCATCTTGACCTTCGTGCTGTTCTATGGTTAGAGGAGTACCTGTGCAGATGGAAGAAAACTCTTGTTGTTGTTTCACATGATCGAGACTTTCTGAACACTGTTTGTAGTGAGATTATTCATCTCCATGACATGAAACTGCACTTCTATCGGGGCaactttgatgattttgaaaGTGGATATGAACAACGTCGCAAAGAGATGAACAAGAAGTTTGAGGTTTATGATAAGCAGGTAAAAGCTGCCAAGAGATCTGGAAGTCGAGCACAACAAGAGAAGGTAAAAGAGCGAGCCAAATTTGTTGCTGccaaagaatcaaagaaaaagggCAAGGATAAGGTTGATGAAGATGAAACTCCAACTGAAGCCCCTAAGAAGTGGAGGGACTACACCGTGGAGTTCCACTTCCCTGAGCCTACAGAACTGACGCCTCCACTTCTTCAGCTAATTGAGGTCAGCTTCTCTTACCCTAATCGACCAGACTTCAGGCTCTCTAATGTTGATGTTGGAATTGATATGGGGACTCGAGTTGCTATTGTTGGGCCCAATGGAGCAGGCAAATCAACCTTGCTTAACCTCTTGGCAGGTGATTTAGTTCCTACAGAAGGTGAAGTCCGCAGAAGTCAAAAGTTAAGAATTGGACGGTACTCACAGCATTTTGTTGATCTTCTCACAATGGATGAAACACCTGTCCAGTACCTACTTCGTCTTCACCCAGATCAGGTGGGACCTAGTAAGCAAGAAGCTGTTCGTGCAAAGCTAGGAAAATTTGGACTTCCCAGCCATAACCATCTTACCCCTATTTTAAAGTTGTCTGGAGGACAAAAGGCTAGAGTTGTGTTTACATCTATTTCCATGTCGAAGCCTCACATCTTGCTATTAGACGAGCCAACAAACCATTTGGATATGCAGAGTATCGATGCTTTGGCAGATGCACTTGATGAATTCACTGGGGGAGTTGTGTTAGTCAGTCATGACTCGAGGCTCATATCGAGGGTTTGTGATGATGAAGAAAGAAGTGAAATATGGATAGTTGAGAATGGAACTGTTGAAAAGTTCCCTGATACATTTGATGAGTACAAGGCAGAACTTATAAGGGAAATCAGGGAAGAGGTTGATGATTGA